The following are from one region of the Stigmatopora argus isolate UIUO_Sarg chromosome 9, RoL_Sarg_1.0, whole genome shotgun sequence genome:
- the gfpt2 gene encoding glutamine--fructose-6-phosphate aminotransferase [isomerizing] 2: MCGIFAYLNHRVPRTKREIFEILVKGLQRLEYRGYDSAGIAVDGKSKESSDINGQSICLIKKTGKVKALEEELHKKDNLDLEEELCMHFGLAHTRWATHGEPSVLNSHPHRSDTKNEFVVVHNGIITNYKELRAYLVTKGYAFESETDTEVIPKLIKYVYDDREDDGVSFSTLVERVIKQLEGAFALVFKSRHFPSEAVVARRGSPLLIGVRSEHELSTKHIPVQYKGALQKDDIQEMNNHNRPGGTMNSVGDGRAVEYYFASDASAIIEHTNKVLYLEDDDIAVVRGGQLSIHRMNRQAGEDPVRAIQTLKMELQQIMKGNFDSFMQKEIFEQPESVVNTMRGRICFDSKTVVLGGLKDHLKEIKRCRRLILIGCGTSFHATVATRQVLEELTELPVMVELASDFLDRNTPVFRDDVCFFISQSGETADTLMALRYCKERGALTVGITNTVGSSICRETDCGVHVNAGPEIGVASTKAYTSQFVALAMFGLMMSEDRISLQTRRLEIINSLQELPDQIRKVLSMDEKIKLIAEELYQQRSLLVMGRGFNYATCLEGALKIKEITYMHSEGILAGELKHGPLALIDKHMPVIMIVMKDACYTKCQNALQQVTARSGRPIILCCQDDTDVTMNAYRTIELPRTVDCLQGILSVIPLQLLSFHLAVLRGFDVDCPRNLAKSVTVE; this comes from the exons ATGTGCg GGATTTTTGCTTACCTAAACCACCGAGTGCCTCGCACCAAGAGGGAGATATTTGAGATACTGGTGAAGGGATTGCAGAGACTTGAGTACAGAGGCTACGATTCAGCAG GCATCGCCGTGGACGGGAAAAGCAAGGAAAGCTCTGACATCAACGGCCAAAGCATCTGTTTGATCAAGAAGACGGGAAAGGTCAAGGCTTTGGAGGAAGAACTTCACA AGAAAGACAATCTGGACCTAGAAGAGGAACTGTGTATGCATTTTGGCCTGGCTCACACTCGCTGGGCCACACACGGAGAACCCAGCGTACTCAACAGTCACCCGCACCGCTCCGACACTAAGAATG AGTTTGTCGTGGTTCACAATGGCATCATCactaactacaaagagctaaGAGCCTATCTG GTCACCAAGGGATATGCATTTGAGTCGGAGACGGATACAGAAGTCATCCCCAAGTTGATCAAATACGTTTACGACGACCGGGAGGATGACGGCGTCAGCTTCTCTACGCTGGTGGAGAGGGTCATTAAGCAGCTG GAAGGAGCTTTTGCTCTGGTGTTCAAAAGTCGCCATTTTCCATCAGAGGCCGTGGTTGCCAG AAGAGGAAGCCCGTTGCTTATCGGCGTTCGAAGCGAACACGAGCTGTCGACCAAACACATCCCCGTCCAATACAAGGGTG CTCTCCAAAAGGATGACATCCAGGAAATGAACAATCATAACCGCCCCGGTGGCACGATGAACTCTGTCGGAGATGGCAGGGCGGTGGAGTATTACTTTGCGTCTGACGCCAG TGCCATTATCGAACATACCAACAAAGTATTGTACTTGGAAGACGATGACATCGCCGTGGTGAGAGGAGGCCAACTTTCTATCCACAGAATGAACCGGCAGGCCGGCGAGGATCCCGTGCGGGCCATCCAAACACTTAAAATGGAACTGCAGCAAATAATGAAAG GAAATTTTGATTCTTTCATGCAGAAAGAGATCTTTGAGCAGCCAGAGTCAGTGGTCAACACCATGAGAGGCCGCATTTGTTTTGACTCCAAGACTG TGGTTCTGGGAGGATTGAAGGACCACCTGAAAGAAATCAAGCGCTGCAGACGTCTGATCCTGATCGGCTGCGGCACGAGCTTCCACGCCACCGTCGCC ACCAGACAGGTCCTGGAGGAATTAACGGAGCTCCCCGTCATGGTGGAATTGGCCAGTGACTTCCTGGACCGGAACACACCTGTTTTCAGAGATGACGTCTGCTTCTTCATCAGCCAGTCAG GAGAGACGGCAGACACCCTGATGGCTTTGCGCTACTGTAAGGAGAGGGGCGCTTTAACGGTGGGCATCACCAACACAGTGGGAAGCTCCATTTGCAGAGAGACCGACTGCGGAGTCCACGTCAACGCCGGACCTGAGATTGGAGTCGCTAGCACCAAG GCGTACACCAGTCAGTTTGTGGCACTCGCCATGTTTGGTCTCATGATGAGCGAGGACAGGATCTCCCTACAAACCAGAAGACTGGAGATCATTAACAGCCTCCAAGAACTACCTG ATCAGATCCGAAAGGTTTTGTCCATGGATGAGAAGATAAAACTCATTGCAGAGGAGCTTTACCAGCAGAGGTCTCTTCTGGTCATGGGCCGCGGTTTCAATTACGCCACATGCCTGGAGGGGGCACTG AAAATTAAAGAAATCACCTATATGCACTCGGAGGGCATCCTGGCAGGCGAGTTGAAGCACGGCCCTCTGGCTCTCATCGACAAACACATGCCGGTCATCATGATCGTCATGAAAGACGCCTGCTACACAAAGTGTCAAAACGCCCTGCAACAAGTCACCGCTCGCTCG GGCCGGCCCATCATCCTCTGTTGTCAGGACGACACCGACGTGACCATGAATGCGTATCGCACCATCGAGCTGCCGCGCACCGTGGACTGTCTGCAGGGCATCCTCAGCGTCATCCCCCTCCAGCTCCTGTCCTTCCACTTGGCTGTACTTCGGGGATTTGAT GTGGACTGTCCCAGAAACCTGGCCAAGTCTGTGACGGTGGAATGA